In Syntrophales bacterium, the following are encoded in one genomic region:
- a CDS encoding amidohydrolase family protein produces MKTKLAVLLLFPLLFLAVAGPLYAQTAADPALAAAINGIRLVDHHAHPLVVLPWGEKDGGWEELGMGSEGGSGSDMGLIPYRLNPGSPDLLRTWRGLWGYRHDTMDKEKALELIETKKRIMREQGDHYPSWVLDRAGIDVMFANRRIMGRGLPASRFHWVGYVDMLMYPLGSERLKMENPSLKGSYASLDLALKESLAGIRVDVLPESLDGYLAKVVVPVLEKQKRDGAVAVKFLLAYLRPLDVADPPAAEARKVYARYAKGGNPSPGEYRTLQDFLFRRICREAGRIGLVVHIHTGYGIGGYFDMAGSNPILLEPVFNDPALRGTRFVIIHGGWPFTRETAALLLKPNVYADFSAMSFLFYPRFLSEVIRGWLEVQPQKVMFGTDAFYVGMTIVNWEEFTWLGADSSRKALALALTGMMNDGEITREKAVELARMVLRENAIRLYNLKMP; encoded by the coding sequence GTGAAGACGAAACTTGCCGTCCTGTTGCTCTTCCCGCTTCTTTTCCTGGCCGTCGCCGGTCCGCTTTACGCCCAGACGGCCGCCGATCCCGCGCTCGCAGCGGCAATCAATGGAATCAGGCTCGTCGATCACCACGCACACCCGCTGGTGGTCCTTCCCTGGGGTGAAAAGGATGGGGGATGGGAGGAACTGGGAATGGGGAGCGAGGGAGGATCGGGAAGCGATATGGGCCTCATCCCGTACCGGCTGAATCCCGGCAGTCCCGATCTCCTCAGGACATGGCGCGGCCTATGGGGCTACCGGCACGACACCATGGACAAAGAGAAGGCCCTGGAGCTGATCGAGACCAAGAAACGCATCATGCGTGAACAGGGCGACCATTACCCGTCCTGGGTGCTGGACCGGGCCGGGATCGATGTCATGTTCGCCAACCGGAGGATCATGGGACGGGGTCTGCCGGCATCCCGTTTCCATTGGGTCGGCTATGTAGACATGCTGATGTATCCGCTGGGCAGCGAACGCCTGAAGATGGAAAACCCGAGCCTCAAAGGCTCCTATGCCAGCCTGGACCTGGCCCTGAAGGAATCCCTCGCGGGCATCCGCGTCGACGTGCTTCCGGAGTCGCTGGACGGGTACCTGGCGAAGGTTGTCGTGCCGGTGCTGGAGAAGCAGAAGCGGGACGGCGCGGTGGCCGTGAAGTTCCTGCTGGCGTACCTGCGTCCCCTCGACGTCGCCGATCCGCCGGCGGCGGAGGCGCGGAAGGTGTATGCCCGCTACGCCAAGGGGGGAAATCCTTCACCGGGCGAGTACAGGACGCTTCAGGATTTTCTCTTCCGCCGGATCTGCCGGGAGGCGGGACGCATCGGGCTGGTCGTCCACATTCACACCGGCTACGGCATCGGCGGTTATTTCGACATGGCCGGCTCCAACCCCATCCTCCTGGAGCCGGTGTTCAACGATCCGGCGCTCCGGGGCACCCGGTTCGTCATCATTCACGGCGGGTGGCCGTTTACGAGGGAGACAGCGGCCCTGCTGCTCAAGCCGAACGTGTACGCCGACTTCTCGGCCATGTCCTTCCTGTTTTACCCGCGCTTCCTCAGCGAGGTGATCCGCGGCTGGCTGGAGGTGCAGCCGCAAAAGGTGATGTTCGGCACGGATGCCTTCTACGTCGGCATGACGATCGTGAACTGGGAGGAATTCACCTGGCTGGGTGCAGACAGTTCCCGGAAGGCGCTGGCCCTGGCCCTGACGGGAATGATGAATGACGGCGAGATCACCCGCGAGAAGGCGGTGGAGCTGGCGCGGATGGTCCTCCGTGAAAATGCGATCCGGCTGTACAACCTGAAGATGCCGTAG
- a CDS encoding NAD(P)-dependent oxidoreductase, with translation MNTRYLMALDAGGGSGRCLLLDPETGANTTARRSWTHPVAPGTSGLGFSVETGDVLKKLGDASREVLARAGAVPGQVAGIAVCGMRNTTVVLDAQDSVLLATPNKDARALGEGMLLGMERGAEFHAVTGHWPTLMFLGTRLLWMKNNAPDLFNRASAALSLTDWLAFILTGRMAAERSQAGESLLFDLKRREWAFDLIDSLGFPRSLFPEPVDSGARLGELTQRGADLLGLVPGIPVAAGGADTQCGLLGAGAVRDGDLAVVAGTTMPLQLVTDDLVLDGSGRLWSGQHVVPGRYVIESNGLMTGDVIDWFARLLYPDSPDATLSLFAECAGSLPGAAGVYSTFGSALFDGRTVGFPVGNLTLSHMITGDAARSRRHIARALVEGIAFSIRANLEQILAVSGREIPVLRVAGGMSRSALFDQIVSDVTGRPVLVPPNAEVSSVGAAILAGVGAGVFAEPADGAALVAAALREHRPGKAEKYGSLYAGWRQAFDKRAAADAQVGDLLTAALFEPSPAAGRAADPSFSPNILVTASMDRAALDELEGIGRVDYAEWREKVRIFDGGAELAQALSGVQIFVTEMDVVDFPAIRDARDLRAIVTCRGNAVNIDLAAATAYGIPVVNTPGRNADAVADLTVAFMVMLARKMPESVDFLKHSGVTANDMEKMGEAYLKYRGNELWRKTVGLVGMGNVGAGVAARLTRFGAKTVFYDPILTAEAGALLNARKVSLDELLAESDFVSLHAPAIEATRGMMNREAFGKMKTGAFFVNTARGSLVDEAALLGALASGKVAGAALDVFSAEPPASDDPVVSHPNVIATPHLGGNTSEIAAHQGAVAVDQIRKLLAGERPDHLLNPEVLDVFTWSGPRPEPDGKKQEELARNPRPTFTS, from the coding sequence ATGAACACACGTTACCTGATGGCGCTTGATGCCGGAGGAGGATCCGGCCGTTGCCTCCTCCTGGACCCTGAAACAGGGGCCAACACAACGGCCCGGCGAAGCTGGACCCACCCCGTCGCCCCCGGCACGAGCGGACTCGGCTTTTCCGTCGAGACCGGCGACGTCCTGAAGAAGCTCGGCGATGCCTCCCGGGAGGTCCTCGCCCGGGCGGGTGCTGTGCCGGGCCAGGTTGCCGGCATCGCCGTATGCGGGATGCGCAATACGACCGTTGTCCTGGATGCACAGGACAGCGTCCTCCTGGCAACGCCCAACAAGGACGCCCGGGCGCTGGGGGAGGGCATGCTGCTGGGCATGGAAAGGGGCGCGGAGTTCCACGCCGTCACGGGCCACTGGCCGACCCTCATGTTTCTAGGCACGCGGCTCCTCTGGATGAAGAACAACGCCCCGGACCTTTTCAACCGCGCCTCCGCCGCCCTGTCGCTCACCGACTGGCTGGCCTTCATCCTGACGGGGAGAATGGCGGCCGAGCGCTCCCAGGCGGGCGAATCGCTTCTCTTCGACCTGAAGCGGCGCGAGTGGGCCTTCGACCTGATCGATTCCCTCGGATTCCCCCGGTCGCTCTTCCCCGAGCCGGTGGACTCCGGAGCCCGCCTCGGCGAGCTGACGCAGCGGGGGGCCGATCTCCTGGGGCTGGTCCCCGGCATTCCCGTGGCCGCGGGGGGCGCCGACACCCAGTGCGGACTCCTGGGAGCGGGGGCCGTCCGGGACGGCGACCTGGCCGTTGTCGCCGGCACGACCATGCCCCTGCAACTCGTGACGGACGACCTGGTCCTGGACGGATCGGGGCGGCTCTGGAGCGGGCAGCACGTGGTTCCGGGGCGGTACGTCATCGAGAGCAACGGGTTGATGACGGGAGATGTCATCGACTGGTTCGCCCGGCTTCTCTACCCGGACTCCCCCGACGCGACCCTGAGCCTTTTCGCGGAATGTGCCGGATCCCTTCCGGGGGCCGCCGGCGTGTATTCCACCTTCGGCTCCGCCCTGTTCGACGGGAGGACCGTCGGCTTCCCCGTCGGCAATCTGACCCTGTCCCACATGATCACGGGCGACGCTGCCCGGAGCCGGCGGCACATCGCCCGGGCCCTGGTGGAGGGGATCGCCTTCTCGATCCGCGCCAACCTCGAACAGATCCTGGCCGTCTCCGGCAGGGAGATTCCCGTCCTCCGGGTGGCCGGGGGCATGTCCCGGAGCGCACTCTTCGACCAGATCGTGTCCGATGTGACGGGCCGCCCGGTCCTCGTTCCCCCCAACGCCGAGGTGTCTTCCGTCGGCGCGGCGATCCTGGCGGGGGTCGGGGCGGGCGTCTTTGCCGAGCCAGCCGACGGTGCCGCTCTTGTCGCCGCGGCCCTGCGCGAGCACCGGCCAGGGAAGGCGGAGAAGTACGGGAGCCTTTACGCCGGCTGGCGGCAGGCCTTCGACAAGCGCGCCGCGGCGGACGCCCAGGTCGGCGACCTGCTGACCGCCGCCCTCTTCGAACCGTCACCCGCGGCGGGCAGGGCGGCCGACCCGTCCTTTTCACCGAACATCCTTGTCACCGCCTCCATGGACCGGGCCGCCCTCGATGAACTGGAGGGGATCGGCCGCGTGGATTATGCCGAGTGGCGGGAGAAGGTCCGGATTTTCGACGGCGGAGCCGAACTGGCGCAGGCGCTCTCGGGCGTGCAGATCTTCGTCACGGAGATGGACGTGGTGGATTTCCCGGCCATCCGCGACGCCCGGGATCTGCGGGCCATCGTCACGTGCCGGGGGAATGCCGTCAACATCGACCTGGCGGCCGCCACCGCCTACGGGATCCCCGTCGTCAACACCCCCGGGAGAAACGCCGACGCCGTGGCGGACCTGACCGTCGCCTTCATGGTGATGCTGGCGCGGAAGATGCCGGAGTCCGTCGACTTCCTCAAGCACAGCGGCGTGACGGCAAACGACATGGAGAAGATGGGGGAGGCCTACCTGAAATACCGGGGCAACGAGCTCTGGAGGAAGACGGTCGGCCTGGTGGGAATGGGAAACGTCGGCGCCGGCGTCGCAGCGAGGCTCACACGGTTCGGGGCGAAGACGGTATTCTACGATCCGATTCTGACCGCCGAGGCGGGGGCCCTGCTGAACGCCCGGAAGGTCTCCCTCGACGAGCTGCTGGCGGAGAGCGATTTCGTGAGCCTGCACGCGCCGGCGATCGAGGCCACGAGGGGGATGATGAACCGCGAGGCCTTCGGGAAGATGAAAACGGGGGCCTTCTTCGTCAATACCGCCCGGGGCTCCCTCGTAGACGAAGCGGCCCTCCTGGGGGCGCTCGCGTCGGGGAAGGTCGCAGGGGCCGCCCTGGACGTCTTCTCGGCGGAGCCCCCGGCGTCGGACGATCCCGTCGTTTCCCACCCCAACGTGATCGCCACGCCGCACCTGGGCGGGAACACGAGCGAGATCGCGGCGCACCAGGGGGCCGTCGCCGTCGACCAGATCCGGAAGCTCCTGGCGGGGGAGCGGCCGGACCACCTCCTCAATCCCGAAGTGCTGGACGTTTTCACCTGGTCGGGACCGCGGCCCGAGCCGGACGGGAAGAAGCAGGAGGAGCTCGCCCGGAACCCGCGTCCCACCTTCACATCCTGA
- a CDS encoding NAD(P)H-dependent oxidoreductase, which produces MHVTVLNGSPKGDVSVTMQYVHFLAGKFPGYDFKIHNVARQIRVLEKKDGSFREVLDDMGKADLVLWAFPVYVCLVPSQYKRFIELLFERGAAEKLAGRYSAALTTSVHYFDHTAHGYIDAVSQDLGMLHIGGYSADMYELLKPENRRRLTRFADHLFHTAQRRDPVDRTHEPLPPRGFVYEAGPVRETVPTDGKKVLVLTDAAPGQDNLLKMIERFRQSFSGPVEVVNLHDLDIKGGCLGCCECGYDNTCVYAGKDGFGDFYRSRVMNADILICAGEIRDRYLSSTWKCYFDRVFFNTHIPTLAGRQAGFILSGPFRRLPHLRQIFEGYMEFQQANWAGVVTDESGDTTRIDEGLQALAERSVRFAREGYVRPPGFLGVAGTKMFRDEVWGRLRFVFRADHRFYRDHGLYDFPQKDWKMRGINLGMGVLTGIPAFRKEFRKRIKDEMIKPLQAVLLREREGSGA; this is translated from the coding sequence ATGCATGTCACGGTCCTGAACGGGAGTCCCAAGGGTGACGTCAGCGTCACCATGCAGTACGTGCATTTCCTCGCCGGGAAGTTCCCGGGGTACGATTTCAAGATCCACAACGTGGCCCGGCAGATCCGGGTCCTTGAAAAGAAGGACGGCTCGTTCCGGGAGGTTCTGGATGACATGGGAAAGGCCGACCTCGTCCTGTGGGCCTTTCCGGTGTACGTCTGCCTGGTTCCGTCGCAGTACAAGCGGTTCATCGAGCTGCTCTTCGAGCGGGGAGCGGCGGAGAAGCTGGCCGGCAGATACAGCGCCGCCCTGACCACGTCGGTCCATTATTTCGACCACACGGCCCACGGCTACATCGACGCCGTCAGCCAGGACCTGGGGATGCTGCACATCGGCGGCTATTCCGCCGACATGTACGAGCTCCTGAAGCCGGAAAACCGAAGGAGGCTGACCCGGTTCGCCGATCACCTGTTCCACACGGCACAGAGGCGGGATCCCGTGGACCGTACCCATGAACCCCTCCCGCCCCGCGGCTTTGTCTACGAGGCGGGCCCGGTGCGGGAGACGGTCCCGACGGACGGCAAAAAGGTCCTGGTTCTGACGGACGCCGCTCCCGGCCAGGACAACCTGCTGAAGATGATCGAGCGCTTCCGCCAGTCCTTCAGCGGTCCCGTGGAGGTCGTCAATCTTCACGATCTCGACATCAAGGGGGGGTGTCTCGGCTGCTGCGAGTGCGGCTACGACAACACCTGCGTCTACGCCGGGAAGGACGGTTTCGGCGACTTCTACCGGAGCCGCGTGATGAACGCGGACATCCTCATCTGTGCAGGGGAGATCCGGGACCGCTACCTGTCCTCTACGTGGAAATGCTACTTCGACCGCGTCTTCTTCAACACGCACATCCCCACCCTGGCGGGCAGGCAGGCGGGCTTCATCCTCTCCGGCCCCTTTCGCCGTCTTCCCCATCTCCGCCAGATTTTTGAAGGCTACATGGAGTTCCAGCAGGCCAACTGGGCCGGCGTGGTGACCGATGAAAGCGGCGACACGACCCGGATCGACGAGGGACTGCAGGCGCTCGCGGAGAGGTCCGTCAGGTTTGCCCGGGAAGGGTATGTCCGGCCGCCGGGTTTCCTCGGCGTCGCCGGCACGAAGATGTTCCGCGACGAAGTCTGGGGGCGCCTGCGGTTCGTCTTCCGGGCGGACCACCGGTTCTATCGGGACCACGGCCTCTACGACTTTCCCCAGAAAGACTGGAAGATGCGGGGCATCAACCTGGGGATGGGCGTCCTGACGGGCATCCCGGCGTTCCGGAAGGAATTCAGGAAGCGCATCAAGGATGAAATGATCAAGCCGCTCCAGGCGGTGCTCCTCCGCGAACGGGAGGGATCGGGGGCATGA
- a CDS encoding SUMF1/EgtB/PvdO family nonheme iron enzyme: MIRNVLAAVAAVAVLLAGTLSLHAAEPRIALVIGNSGYEVGALKNPVHDAADMAAALERLGFTVVLKKDARQQEMEEAVRAFGHRLKRGGVGLFFYAGHGIQIGGRNYLIPIGARIEKETDAKYRAIDVEMVLDEMANAGNPMNIVILDACRDNPVGRFLRSAGRGLAIISDAPKGTFITYSTSPGKTAADGEGRNSPYTTALLESIREPGLPIEQVFKRVRQRLSRETGDRQIPWELSSLQGDFYFTPGLTGAAAAPPRRSSERQVPAAGAPPGDRAFTSPTLGATFVLIPAGTFTMGSPADEPGRFPDETPHRVTISRAFYMQATEVTQGQWKRVMGNNPSYFRNCGDDCPVERVSWNEVQDFIRRLNEREGTDKYRLPSEAQWEYAARAGTETALYSGPLRMRGSNNAPDLDTVAWYKGNSCVDYAGGFDSSGWQDRQYACPRSGTHPAGRKAPNAWGLYDMIGNVFEWVQDRMGDYPSGSLTDPEGPSSGSTRVRRGCSWGSSARYCRAAFRLKGGDPDARGDGMGFRLVRTP; this comes from the coding sequence ATGATCCGGAACGTTCTTGCAGCCGTTGCGGCCGTCGCCGTCCTCCTCGCCGGCACCCTGTCCCTGCATGCCGCGGAGCCGCGAATCGCCCTCGTCATCGGCAACAGCGGGTACGAGGTGGGGGCACTGAAGAACCCCGTCCACGACGCCGCCGACATGGCCGCCGCGCTCGAACGCCTCGGCTTCACCGTCGTCCTGAAGAAGGACGCCCGGCAGCAGGAAATGGAGGAGGCCGTCCGGGCGTTCGGCCACCGCCTGAAACGGGGAGGGGTGGGGCTGTTCTTCTACGCCGGCCACGGCATCCAGATCGGCGGCCGGAACTACCTGATCCCCATCGGCGCCAGGATCGAGAAGGAGACGGACGCCAAGTACAGGGCCATCGACGTCGAGATGGTCCTGGATGAGATGGCGAACGCGGGCAACCCGATGAATATCGTCATCCTCGACGCCTGTCGGGACAACCCGGTGGGGCGCTTCCTCCGGAGCGCCGGGAGAGGGCTGGCCATCATCTCCGACGCCCCCAAGGGCACCTTCATCACCTATTCCACGTCCCCCGGCAAGACGGCCGCCGACGGAGAGGGACGCAACAGCCCCTACACAACGGCGCTCCTGGAGTCGATCCGGGAGCCGGGGCTTCCCATCGAGCAGGTCTTCAAACGGGTCCGGCAGCGCCTGAGCCGGGAAACCGGGGACCGGCAGATCCCATGGGAGCTGTCCTCCCTCCAGGGGGACTTCTATTTCACGCCGGGCTTGACCGGGGCTGCCGCCGCGCCTCCGCGGAGATCCTCGGAGAGGCAGGTGCCCGCCGCCGGAGCTCCGCCGGGCGATCGGGCCTTCACCAGCCCCACCCTGGGAGCGACGTTTGTCCTGATCCCCGCCGGGACATTTACCATGGGGTCGCCGGCGGACGAACCGGGCCGGTTTCCTGACGAGACGCCGCACCGCGTGACCATCAGCAGGGCCTTCTACATGCAGGCGACGGAGGTGACCCAGGGCCAGTGGAAGCGGGTCATGGGGAACAACCCTTCCTATTTCCGGAACTGCGGCGACGACTGCCCGGTGGAGCGGGTTTCCTGGAACGAGGTGCAGGACTTCATCCGCAGGCTGAACGAACGGGAGGGAACGGACAAGTACCGCCTGCCGTCGGAGGCCCAGTGGGAGTACGCGGCCCGGGCGGGGACGGAGACCGCCCTCTACAGTGGTCCGCTCCGCATGCGGGGGAGCAACAACGCACCCGACCTCGACACCGTCGCCTGGTACAAGGGGAACAGCTGCGTCGATTACGCCGGCGGGTTTGATTCCTCGGGCTGGCAGGACCGCCAGTATGCCTGCCCCCGATCGGGGACGCACCCGGCAGGCCGGAAGGCCCCGAACGCCTGGGGGCTCTACGACATGATCGGCAACGTCTTCGAGTGGGTGCAGGACCGGATGGGAGACTATCCTTCCGGAAGCCTGACCGACCCGGAGGGGCCTTCTTCGGGATCCACGCGCGTGCGGCGTGGCTGCTCGTGGGGCAGCAGCGCCCGGTACTGCCGTGCGGCGTTCCGGCTCAAGGGGGGCGATCCGGATGCCCGCGGCGACGGCATGGGGTTCCGTCTCGTCCGGACACCTTGA
- a CDS encoding GntR family transcriptional regulator, translating into MYKIKTENLSQKAADIISGRIIRKEFLPGERLIETRIAGELGVSQGTVREAFRILEKMKLVAIEPRRGTVVTPLNSDYIESLYDILAELYGLLIRRVITRMTPADREEILGGVGKIKACAEAEDGLGYGEAMFDVISILLRIAKDSLLEHTITELWQVKRWVEYETLIFRKKELKDSYGELLRILESATKGDEDNAVGRIRAYALHEKTVAMKVMAGKAGAGQA; encoded by the coding sequence ATGTATAAGATCAAAACGGAGAATCTATCCCAGAAGGCTGCCGACATCATCAGCGGGCGGATCATCCGCAAGGAGTTTCTCCCGGGCGAGCGCCTCATCGAGACAAGAATCGCGGGCGAGCTCGGTGTCAGCCAGGGAACGGTCCGCGAGGCCTTCCGGATCCTGGAGAAGATGAAGCTCGTGGCGATCGAGCCACGCCGGGGGACCGTCGTCACTCCCCTCAACAGCGACTACATCGAGTCCCTGTACGACATCCTGGCGGAGCTTTACGGCCTCCTGATCCGCAGGGTCATCACCCGGATGACGCCCGCCGACCGGGAGGAGATTCTCGGGGGGGTGGGAAAAATAAAGGCCTGTGCAGAGGCGGAGGACGGCCTGGGGTACGGCGAGGCCATGTTCGACGTCATCTCGATCCTGCTTCGCATTGCGAAGGATTCCCTCCTGGAGCACACGATTACGGAGCTCTGGCAGGTCAAGCGGTGGGTCGAGTACGAAACGCTGATCTTCCGGAAAAAAGAACTGAAAGACAGTTACGGGGAGCTGCTCCGGATCCTGGAGTCGGCCACGAAGGGCGATGAGGACAATGCCGTCGGCCGGATCCGGGCGTACGCGCTCCATGAGAAGACCGTCGCCATGAAGGTGATGGCCGGCAAGGCCGGAGCAGGCCAGGCCTGA
- a CDS encoding aldehyde dehydrogenase family protein, translating into MEQYRMYIDGQFVDAESGETRASMNPATEEPVALAPVGTRGDMKRAIEAARRAFDSGVWSGMPVGERAQLIYKLVEKINDMDMTRKLGTIETQDAGFTISLSTGGEVPFTAYWMEKAARTAECLSSYEPLPWHDFPDVSWSFVNREPIGVCGGIIPWNHPFMMAGWKLGPALVMGCTVVLKPASETPLAALELAKLIDECGFPPGVVNIVTGPGSSLGEELCTHPFVDKVALTGSTEVGRQVMKMASSTLKKVTLELGGKSAQIIMPDADLEVAVEGSLSGVFYHTGQVCVSGTRIFVHEDIYDEYLESAIAATQTVRIGDPMDFETTMGPLISRGQQETVLRYIEIGKKEGATVATGGKKPDHLKKGFFVEPTIFTNVHNGMTIAQEEIFGPVVCIIKFRTVDEAVAMANDSIYGLGGAVWSRNIPEAIEIAKRVRTGTMWINTYHQLSPMAPFGGYKQSGIGREHGVQGLLEFTQAKHILVDLGTPLANRLLHTYVFSK; encoded by the coding sequence ATGGAACAGTATCGGATGTATATTGACGGGCAGTTCGTGGACGCGGAGTCGGGGGAGACAAGGGCCAGCATGAATCCGGCAACGGAGGAACCCGTCGCCCTGGCGCCCGTGGGAACCCGAGGCGACATGAAACGCGCCATCGAGGCGGCACGCCGGGCCTTCGATTCGGGCGTATGGAGCGGCATGCCCGTCGGCGAGCGGGCACAGTTGATCTATAAACTGGTGGAGAAGATCAACGACATGGACATGACCCGGAAACTGGGCACCATCGAGACCCAGGATGCGGGCTTCACGATCAGCCTGTCGACGGGGGGCGAGGTCCCCTTCACGGCCTACTGGATGGAGAAAGCCGCCCGGACGGCGGAGTGCCTGTCTTCCTACGAGCCCCTCCCCTGGCACGACTTCCCCGACGTCTCCTGGAGTTTCGTCAACCGGGAGCCCATCGGTGTGTGCGGCGGCATCATCCCCTGGAACCATCCCTTCATGATGGCCGGGTGGAAACTCGGTCCCGCCCTCGTCATGGGATGCACGGTCGTCCTGAAACCGGCCTCCGAGACGCCCCTGGCGGCCCTCGAACTGGCAAAGCTGATCGACGAATGCGGTTTCCCGCCCGGCGTCGTCAACATCGTGACGGGCCCCGGGTCCTCCCTGGGAGAAGAATTGTGCACACACCCCTTCGTGGACAAGGTCGCCCTGACGGGCTCGACGGAGGTCGGGCGGCAGGTCATGAAAATGGCCTCATCCACCCTCAAGAAGGTCACCCTGGAGCTGGGAGGAAAAAGCGCGCAGATCATCATGCCTGATGCCGACCTGGAAGTCGCCGTGGAGGGTTCGCTCAGCGGCGTGTTTTATCACACGGGGCAGGTATGCGTGTCCGGAACCCGCATCTTCGTTCATGAAGACATTTACGACGAGTACCTGGAGAGCGCCATCGCCGCCACCCAAACCGTCCGGATCGGGGATCCCATGGATTTCGAGACGACCATGGGTCCGCTCATTTCCAGGGGTCAGCAGGAGACGGTCCTCCGGTACATCGAGATCGGGAAGAAGGAAGGCGCCACCGTGGCGACCGGCGGGAAGAAGCCGGATCACCTCAAGAAGGGATTTTTCGTCGAGCCGACGATCTTCACCAACGTCCACAACGGGATGACCATCGCGCAGGAGGAGATCTTCGGTCCCGTCGTGTGCATCATCAAGTTCCGCACGGTCGACGAGGCCGTCGCCATGGCCAACGACAGCATCTACGGGCTCGGCGGAGCCGTGTGGTCACGGAACATCCCCGAGGCCATCGAAATCGCCAAGCGCGTCCGCACCGGGACGATGTGGATCAACACCTATCACCAGTTGAGCCCCATGGCGCCCTTCGGCGGGTACAAGCAGTCCGGGATCGGACGGGAGCACGGGGTCCAGGGGCTCCTGGAGTTCACCCAGGCGAAGCACATTCTCGTCGACCTGGGAACGCCCCTGGCCAACAGGCTGCTGCACACCTACGTGTTCAGCAAATAA
- a CDS encoding class II aldolase/adducin family protein, which yields MSKYDQSRKEVLEACLWLSDHGYFGSLRGTGGNVSMRTGDGNLMAVTPSSVNYHEIVPEDICIVDFAGQAVEGSRAPSVEAGLHAAVYRERPDANAVIHTHQVYGSAFALLNLPIPSLLDEVSFTLGETIDVVPYALSGSTELAANVAGRLGNNANAYIMQNHGILALGRSMDKALLAAELLEKVAHIYWLALSTGRPVTTLPGDIRDMARSLREYEVDKVRKAAAKDPA from the coding sequence ATGAGCAAATACGATCAAAGCCGGAAGGAAGTGCTGGAGGCGTGCCTCTGGCTGTCGGACCACGGCTACTTCGGTTCCCTGCGGGGCACCGGGGGGAACGTCTCCATGAGGACGGGCGATGGGAATCTGATGGCGGTCACACCTTCCTCCGTGAACTACCACGAGATCGTCCCGGAGGACATCTGCATCGTCGATTTCGCCGGCCAAGCAGTGGAGGGGAGCCGGGCGCCCTCCGTCGAAGCGGGGCTGCACGCCGCGGTCTACCGCGAGCGGCCCGACGCGAACGCCGTGATCCATACCCACCAGGTCTACGGAAGCGCCTTCGCGCTGCTCAATCTCCCCATTCCCTCGCTTCTGGACGAGGTCTCCTTCACCCTGGGCGAGACGATCGACGTGGTCCCCTACGCCCTGTCCGGCAGCACGGAGCTGGCCGCCAATGTGGCCGGCAGGCTCGGGAACAACGCCAACGCCTACATCATGCAGAATCACGGGATCCTTGCCCTGGGCAGGAGCATGGACAAGGCGCTTCTCGCCGCGGAGCTCCTGGAGAAGGTTGCGCACATCTACTGGCTCGCGCTTTCCACAGGCAGGCCCGTCACGACCCTTCCCGGGGATATCCGGGACATGGCGCGCTCGCTCCGGGAATACGAGGTGGACAAGGTCAGGAAAGCGGCCGCGAAAGACCCGGCGTGA